In Desulfomonile tiedjei DSM 6799, a genomic segment contains:
- a CDS encoding MSMEG_0568 family radical SAM protein gives MLAHTITEIQSLGVQVAIESQNRKVGAGPAEGGTIILDGIPAHVPCSGNFVSRSPYALRLLDGESWLVKNGELILPATIKRRPRFYDYETQDQVPYSSIALFHGKNCVASTVRQTCIYWNSDKRCQFCGIELSLTAAQTTRIKTPAQLAEVIHKAMELDSASHVVLTTGAFLPSGEEITYLGKCATAIKKVCDLPIHAQFLPPDDASRLHELKRAGVDTAGIHIESFDMGVLARLAPVKSAIGLERYEKAWNWAVDVFGFNQVSSFLLVGLGEQEDSVIEGSEFLADRGVYPFVVPFRPIPGSLMQDCETPNHETMKRLYTSIAGILRKKGLSAARSLAGCVRCGACSALQAYELETRKEFTSRPIVTDDELTVALQIRNDVFVKEQGLFETSDLDENDASSTHIIVEHDDRILGTVRVFPEKGGPNQWIGGRLAVRKKHRDNHVGTLLIQEAMRYVKNRGCTRFTAHIQEQNVRYFSLLGWKAIGPVEIYHGKPHRLMEADLDRV, from the coding sequence ATGCTTGCCCATACAATAACCGAAATCCAGAGCCTCGGGGTTCAAGTCGCCATAGAGTCGCAAAACAGAAAGGTCGGAGCAGGACCGGCGGAAGGCGGTACGATCATACTCGACGGCATTCCGGCTCATGTGCCTTGCAGCGGCAACTTTGTATCAAGATCTCCGTACGCCTTACGCTTACTTGACGGAGAATCCTGGCTTGTGAAAAACGGAGAGTTGATCCTGCCCGCAACGATCAAGCGAAGACCCAGATTCTATGACTATGAGACGCAGGATCAGGTACCCTATTCCAGCATTGCCCTATTTCACGGAAAGAATTGCGTGGCTTCGACGGTCCGTCAGACTTGCATATACTGGAATTCTGACAAGAGATGTCAATTCTGCGGCATAGAGTTGTCCCTGACCGCCGCCCAGACCACAAGAATAAAAACTCCCGCCCAATTGGCTGAAGTAATCCACAAAGCAATGGAGCTGGATTCGGCATCTCACGTCGTTCTGACTACTGGAGCATTTCTCCCGTCAGGAGAAGAAATTACTTATCTCGGAAAATGCGCAACGGCCATCAAGAAAGTTTGCGATCTGCCTATCCATGCTCAGTTTCTTCCACCTGACGATGCAAGCAGACTCCATGAGCTGAAAAGAGCCGGAGTGGATACTGCAGGCATTCATATAGAAAGTTTTGACATGGGAGTACTCGCCAGGTTAGCTCCCGTGAAATCCGCTATCGGTCTTGAACGGTATGAAAAAGCCTGGAACTGGGCAGTGGACGTTTTCGGGTTCAACCAGGTGAGTAGTTTTTTGCTTGTGGGTCTGGGTGAACAGGAAGACTCTGTAATTGAGGGAAGCGAGTTTCTTGCAGATAGAGGAGTCTATCCATTCGTCGTGCCATTCCGTCCAATACCCGGTTCATTGATGCAAGATTGCGAGACGCCGAACCACGAAACCATGAAGCGCTTGTACACCTCCATTGCTGGAATTTTAAGAAAAAAAGGTCTTTCTGCTGCGAGGTCTTTGGCGGGTTGTGTACGATGCGGAGCATGTTCTGCCTTGCAGGCTTATGAACTGGAGACGAGGAAAGAGTTCACCTCCCGGCCGATTGTAACCGACGACGAACTTACCGTAGCCCTGCAAATTCGCAACGATGTTTTTGTGAAGGAACAGGGTCTCTTTGAAACCTCGGACCTCGATGAGAATGATGCATCGAGCACTCATATCATCGTAGAACATGACGATCGGATTCTTGGGACCGTACGAGTCTTTCCCGAAAAAGGCGGCCCCAATCAGTGGATTGGGGGAAGGCTTGCAGTCCGGAAGAAACACAGGGACAATCATGTTGGAACATTGCTGATCCAGGAAGCGATGCGTTACGTGAAGAACCGAGGTTGCACACGATTCACCGCTCATATACAAGAACAGAACGTGCGTTATTTCTCACTGCTTGGCTGGAAAGCCATAGGACCCGTCGAGATATACCATGGTAAGCCCCATAGACTCATGGAAGCGGATCTCGACAGAGTCTGA
- a CDS encoding ABC transporter ATP-binding protein, translated as MHLELIGLGKIFVDAAQGTKIPAISSIDLQIEQGEFVSIVGPSGCGKSTLLRIVSGLEKSFEGKVLLDGQEVLRPSNDIGLVFQQYALFPWRTMCENIEFGLEIMGMVKEERRTIAEKYINLFGMQGFEDRYPCQLSGGMQQRVAIARTLIMNPKLVLMDEPFGSLDSQTRNDMQEFLMDLRQKRNDTILFVTHNVDESVFLSDRIVVLSKRPARILRIFELTAPHPRDRTSKIANDIRREVIGILRQERNSHSPIRN; from the coding sequence GTGCATCTTGAACTAATCGGACTCGGAAAGATTTTCGTCGATGCAGCACAGGGCACAAAAATCCCTGCCATCTCTTCTATCGATCTCCAGATAGAGCAAGGCGAGTTCGTCTCCATCGTCGGACCCAGCGGATGCGGAAAATCTACTCTGTTAAGGATCGTTTCGGGGTTGGAGAAATCTTTCGAGGGCAAAGTCCTATTGGACGGACAAGAGGTACTAAGGCCTTCTAACGATATTGGGCTCGTCTTCCAACAATACGCTTTATTCCCGTGGAGAACCATGTGCGAGAACATCGAGTTTGGACTCGAGATCATGGGAATGGTCAAAGAGGAGAGACGAACAATCGCAGAGAAATATATTAACTTGTTCGGCATGCAAGGGTTCGAAGATCGATATCCGTGCCAGCTCTCCGGAGGCATGCAGCAGCGAGTTGCGATAGCGCGCACTCTCATCATGAATCCCAAATTGGTTCTGATGGATGAGCCGTTTGGCTCCCTTGACAGCCAGACTCGCAACGATATGCAGGAATTTCTCATGGATTTGCGGCAGAAACGAAACGACACCATCTTATTCGTCACTCACAATGTTGACGAGTCAGTCTTTTTGAGTGACCGGATTGTCGTTCTGTCCAAAAGACCGGCGAGAATCTTGCGGATATTCGAGCTCACTGCTCCGCATCCGAGGGATCGGACGAGTAAAATAGCCAACGATATCAGGCGAGAGGTGATTGGAATCCTCAGACAAGAGAGGAATAGCCATTCTCCCATCAGGAACTGA
- a CDS encoding ABC transporter permease yields MWRYLPVLLLLCLWQILCSLGTVPNYVLPSPIEIVQGLGTLLTTGMPPGHLLYNHILYSLYRVGWGFSIACVLGIPLGLLMGWFPWFHRVFSPIIEVIRPIPPLAWIPIAIVWLGIGMRSAAFIIFLGAFFPILLNTASGVLSVSPILIDAARTLNATQKDIFFKVLVPASLPSIFVGMRVGMGVAWMTLVAAEFSGVKDGYGLGFMIMTARDIQRPDQILAGMLVIGMIGFIIDWLFKAWESKTRRCV; encoded by the coding sequence ATGTGGCGTTATCTTCCGGTTCTGCTTCTGCTATGCCTTTGGCAAATCCTGTGTTCCCTTGGAACTGTTCCGAATTACGTTCTTCCGTCGCCCATTGAGATCGTGCAGGGCCTCGGGACACTCCTGACTACAGGGATGCCGCCGGGTCATCTGCTTTATAACCATATTCTGTATAGCCTCTATCGTGTAGGCTGGGGCTTTTCAATAGCCTGCGTTCTGGGCATCCCCTTGGGGCTGCTCATGGGTTGGTTTCCATGGTTTCATCGAGTATTTAGCCCAATTATCGAAGTCATCCGCCCAATTCCGCCCCTTGCATGGATTCCCATTGCCATAGTGTGGCTGGGCATAGGGATGAGATCGGCAGCATTCATAATTTTTCTTGGCGCATTTTTCCCTATCCTCCTGAACACCGCGTCCGGCGTTTTGTCCGTCAGTCCAATTTTGATAGACGCAGCCAGGACACTCAACGCTACCCAAAAGGACATTTTTTTCAAAGTACTGGTACCCGCATCGTTACCGTCCATTTTTGTCGGCATGCGAGTAGGAATGGGCGTGGCCTGGATGACTTTGGTTGCTGCAGAATTTTCCGGGGTCAAGGACGGATACGGTTTGGGTTTCATGATTATGACCGCGCGCGACATACAAAGACCCGACCAGATCTTGGCGGGAATGTTGGTTATCGGTATGATTGGTTTTATCATCGACTGGTTATTCAAAGCATGGGAATCCAAGACCAGAAGATGTGTATAG
- a CDS encoding ABC transporter substrate-binding protein produces MKRVALALFSLWFGLIAIGTANSQDKLDQPIRMAYLQNDIHHLPLWIAIDKGFFNEQGLKVNIAGIFRSGPEVMSAFSAGAIDMAYVGEAPTVTAAANGTVKVAILAQVNTEGSAIVVGKDSPIADISSLKGKQIAVPGYSTVQDFLLRKAFGDPGSDRNGTKVTVIKPPEMLGALRTNQIDGFIAWEPYPAQAVRMGIGKVLVSSSDIWKNHPCCVLVADKRFAETNGARIKKIVEAHQKSIDFIREKQDEAVGIAVKYTGLDEETIRNAMKNVTYVSSLNVEGLREYVKFLNGLGYIKLNNLESFIEKIVY; encoded by the coding sequence ATGAAAAGAGTCGCCCTCGCTCTTTTTTCCCTCTGGTTTGGCCTAATCGCTATCGGCACGGCTAATTCGCAAGACAAGTTAGACCAACCGATACGAATGGCATACTTACAGAACGACATTCATCATCTTCCTCTTTGGATCGCAATTGACAAGGGATTCTTCAACGAACAGGGCCTTAAGGTTAACATAGCGGGAATCTTCCGTTCCGGGCCTGAGGTGATGAGCGCTTTTTCCGCAGGTGCCATTGATATGGCGTATGTAGGTGAAGCTCCAACGGTTACCGCAGCCGCCAACGGCACTGTAAAAGTGGCCATTCTGGCACAAGTCAACACTGAAGGCTCGGCCATCGTCGTCGGAAAAGATTCCCCGATTGCGGACATATCGAGTTTGAAAGGAAAACAGATCGCTGTTCCCGGATATTCCACTGTTCAGGATTTTCTGTTACGAAAGGCTTTCGGCGATCCCGGTTCAGACCGAAACGGAACCAAAGTGACCGTGATCAAACCGCCTGAAATGCTAGGGGCGTTGAGAACAAACCAGATAGACGGCTTCATCGCCTGGGAACCTTATCCTGCGCAGGCGGTAAGAATGGGGATAGGCAAAGTACTCGTTTCCTCCAGTGATATATGGAAGAATCATCCTTGCTGTGTCTTAGTCGCAGACAAGCGATTTGCGGAAACAAATGGCGCAAGAATAAAGAAGATTGTTGAGGCTCATCAGAAATCCATCGATTTCATCCGTGAAAAACAAGATGAAGCCGTCGGCATCGCCGTCAAATATACTGGTCTGGATGAAGAAACCATCAGAAACGCAATGAAGAATGTAACCTATGTCTCAAGCCTCAATGTTGAGGGTCTCAGAGAATATGTTAAATTCCTCAATGGATTAGGCTACATCAAGTTGAACAATCTCGAGTCTTTCATAGAAAAGATCGTCTATTAG
- a CDS encoding (Fe-S)-binding protein, with translation MVETDSTEITPENSIVPARVIPLDRLEMRRLVQLDACTRCGECLRWCPVFDQDGREDILPRQKILDFLHIVRNQQSLLNAILKNGKLPEPAKWLIRKVFRLDEINEDDVRRFALNLYECSTCGQCQVVCPANIDTVNLWENIRELMVSAGYGPLEPQKTLAKSVKSYDNPWQQPRQGRVKWARRAKKDNLIPELPPDIKKTKSKILLFFGCTAVYDLNIRQIAIDTVNVLDILGIDYGCLGENEKCCGSVLLRMGDPEYERIASDNIRLLNGLSIDTLVTSCSGCFKTIKEDYPKVGKLKFEVLHTVEFLRRLIEQKKLKFEVPVEKVITYHDPCHLGRASGIFDEPREVIQAIPGLELVEMPRHGPYSRCCGAGGGVKAGFPDLQNKMAQARIREAEQTGASELVSACPFCYAGLQVGIGALSSPLVMRDMTHLVRSALKKEE, from the coding sequence ATGGTAGAGACGGATTCCACAGAAATAACCCCTGAAAACTCAATTGTACCGGCTCGCGTTATCCCCTTGGACCGACTGGAGATGAGGCGTCTGGTCCAATTGGACGCTTGCACCCGCTGCGGAGAGTGCTTGAGATGGTGTCCGGTATTTGACCAGGACGGCCGAGAAGATATTCTTCCCCGTCAAAAGATTCTCGATTTTCTCCATATTGTAAGAAACCAGCAAAGTCTTCTGAATGCCATACTCAAGAACGGGAAACTGCCTGAACCGGCCAAGTGGCTCATAAGAAAAGTATTCAGGCTCGATGAAATTAACGAGGATGATGTACGTCGTTTCGCACTTAATCTGTACGAATGCTCGACGTGCGGGCAGTGCCAGGTAGTGTGCCCCGCCAATATTGATACGGTCAATCTTTGGGAGAACATTCGTGAACTGATGGTTTCCGCGGGGTACGGCCCTCTTGAGCCACAAAAAACACTGGCCAAGAGTGTGAAATCGTACGATAACCCATGGCAGCAACCTCGTCAGGGGCGGGTCAAATGGGCTCGCCGCGCAAAGAAGGATAATCTCATACCCGAACTGCCACCCGATATAAAGAAAACCAAGAGCAAGATTCTTCTGTTTTTCGGCTGTACGGCAGTTTACGATTTAAACATCCGTCAGATCGCAATCGATACCGTCAACGTCCTGGACATTCTGGGCATCGACTACGGCTGCCTGGGAGAGAACGAGAAATGTTGCGGGAGTGTTCTTCTCCGGATGGGAGATCCGGAGTACGAGCGAATCGCGTCGGACAACATTAGACTTCTGAACGGCCTCTCCATTGATACTCTTGTTACTTCGTGCTCGGGATGTTTCAAGACCATAAAAGAGGATTATCCGAAAGTGGGTAAGCTAAAATTTGAAGTACTGCATACCGTTGAATTTCTCCGTCGGCTGATCGAGCAGAAGAAACTCAAATTCGAGGTTCCCGTTGAAAAAGTAATAACCTACCATGACCCATGTCATCTCGGGAGAGCCTCGGGAATCTTTGATGAACCCAGAGAGGTCATCCAGGCCATTCCAGGCCTGGAACTGGTCGAAATGCCCCGACATGGTCCGTATTCCAGATGCTGTGGTGCCGGCGGAGGAGTCAAGGCCGGTTTTCCCGACCTGCAGAACAAAATGGCGCAGGCAAGGATCAGGGAAGCCGAACAGACCGGGGCCAGTGAATTGGTCAGCGCGTGTCCTTTTTGCTATGCCGGTCTTCAAGTCGGTATCGGCGCTTTGAGTTCACCCCTGGTGATGAGAGATATGACGCACCTGGTGAGAAGCGCTTTGAAGAAAGAGGAATGA
- a CDS encoding respiratory nitrate reductase subunit gamma, which yields MKPRMQTSAVAVCALAFWFMAFWMVGSSVAQQQPPGQQPSECLDCHRQRNLNANEGILSSQRFCYNCHQDPGSHGDFRASKVSFQVKPEYFLKSPHRFVACIQCHTSVAQSPHRSLSGVQCSGCHSQISGSPGTHAEHQRVRCEACHTDSPFVKLDVANNEVKLSHTNAKQVPISLAEHKVADVTREDFCTKCHVPNNQVGAPTMVLPSKSFVCIACHYSPMSIGNPVFLLAIIVALMGIVATVIFWFRAGVQGETTSVHKKIQLGSEVVWSKVFSREIFSILKTVFFDILLQRRILANGVSRWLIHSLIFYSFFARFALSILTLYLQKFSPEGEWTLTLINKDSSFVATFNDLTGVFILVGVVWAMVRRFITKPEYVSTQEQDTAALVIIGLVALSGFMLEGMRFVMGQIPPQITLSAFAGYVMSRLFSIMNVGWESIFGYMWYIHALLWALFIAYLPFGKLKHIFTTPLSLLLNYKKA from the coding sequence ATGAAACCAAGGATGCAAACTTCAGCAGTAGCAGTATGCGCTCTAGCGTTTTGGTTCATGGCTTTTTGGATGGTCGGGTCTTCTGTAGCTCAACAGCAGCCACCCGGCCAGCAGCCATCCGAGTGCTTGGACTGCCATCGTCAACGAAATCTGAATGCTAACGAGGGCATCTTATCGTCCCAGCGATTCTGCTACAATTGCCACCAGGACCCCGGTTCTCACGGAGACTTCCGCGCCTCCAAAGTTTCATTCCAGGTGAAACCTGAGTATTTTCTCAAGTCTCCACATAGATTCGTGGCATGCATCCAATGCCACACGAGTGTGGCCCAATCGCCGCATCGTTCCTTATCCGGTGTCCAGTGTTCCGGTTGCCATTCCCAAATTAGCGGATCTCCGGGGACCCATGCCGAACACCAGCGTGTACGATGTGAAGCGTGTCATACGGATTCACCATTCGTTAAGCTCGACGTGGCAAATAATGAGGTGAAGCTTTCACACACAAACGCCAAGCAGGTTCCGATAAGCCTGGCAGAGCACAAAGTAGCCGATGTGACCCGGGAGGATTTCTGTACAAAGTGCCATGTACCGAATAATCAAGTGGGCGCTCCGACCATGGTTTTACCCTCAAAGAGTTTTGTCTGCATTGCCTGCCATTACTCTCCGATGAGTATCGGTAACCCGGTCTTTTTACTGGCTATCATCGTAGCGTTAATGGGCATTGTCGCGACTGTTATCTTTTGGTTCAGGGCTGGTGTTCAGGGCGAAACGACTTCTGTGCACAAAAAGATTCAACTGGGCTCAGAGGTTGTTTGGAGCAAGGTATTCTCCAGAGAAATTTTCTCAATACTCAAAACCGTGTTCTTCGACATACTCTTGCAACGCAGGATACTGGCAAACGGCGTAAGCCGCTGGCTCATACACTCGCTCATCTTCTATTCGTTTTTCGCCCGTTTTGCACTCAGCATCCTCACTCTCTACCTCCAAAAGTTTTCTCCTGAGGGTGAATGGACACTGACGCTCATCAACAAGGACAGTTCCTTCGTCGCCACGTTCAACGATCTGACGGGAGTCTTCATCCTTGTGGGTGTTGTCTGGGCAATGGTTCGCCGCTTCATTACGAAGCCTGAATATGTGTCTACACAGGAACAGGATACCGCTGCGCTTGTGATCATCGGACTTGTTGCATTGTCAGGCTTCATGCTGGAAGGGATGAGATTCGTTATGGGACAAATCCCGCCACAGATCACGTTGTCAGCCTTCGCCGGTTATGTGATGTCAAGGCTGTTTTCAATTATGAACGTAGGCTGGGAGTCGATCTTCGGATACATGTGGTACATTCACGCTCTGCTATGGGCTCTGTTCATCGCGTACCTGCCTTTCGGCAAGCTGAAACACATTTTCACCACTCCCTTGAGCCTTCTGCTTAATTACAAAAAAGCGTAG
- a CDS encoding formate dehydrogenase subunit gamma, translating into MRDQTVEPEAYWRFNVLHRAVHIVVMFAFVGVALTGFSLAFSPVGAARTFVWFLGGIDSARYVHRFCAVVLYLCVVAEVLWIMYFKFALRGKLFGPDSICFRLKDLRFFRDHMGYLLGQSQTPPPFERFTWWEKFDYWTLFLGMQSMALTGVFLWFPEFFSRFFPGYFVNIAQVLHFDEAILAVLYKFFIHTSVRHLRPEVYPGDWVIFTGKVTKETMMRAHPGEWASLNAPQQGSAISDQQTI; encoded by the coding sequence ATGCGTGATCAAACTGTCGAACCGGAAGCTTACTGGCGCTTTAACGTCCTTCACAGGGCAGTGCATATTGTCGTAATGTTCGCGTTCGTAGGGGTGGCTCTGACCGGCTTTTCCCTGGCATTCAGCCCTGTGGGTGCAGCTCGGACATTCGTATGGTTTCTTGGAGGAATCGACAGCGCGCGATATGTGCACCGTTTCTGTGCAGTGGTTCTCTATTTGTGCGTAGTCGCAGAAGTCCTTTGGATAATGTACTTCAAATTTGCCTTGCGTGGAAAACTCTTCGGCCCTGATTCCATCTGTTTCCGTCTCAAGGATCTCAGATTCTTCCGCGATCATATGGGGTATTTGTTAGGTCAAAGCCAAACCCCTCCTCCATTTGAACGTTTCACATGGTGGGAAAAATTCGATTACTGGACGCTTTTCCTGGGAATGCAGAGTATGGCACTCACAGGTGTTTTCTTATGGTTCCCTGAGTTCTTCTCCCGTTTCTTTCCAGGCTATTTCGTCAACATAGCCCAAGTCCTTCATTTTGATGAAGCGATTCTGGCAGTGCTCTACAAATTCTTTATTCATACATCGGTCCGTCATTTACGGCCGGAAGTGTATCCGGGTGACTGGGTTATTTTTACAGGAAAAGTAACCAAAGAAACCATGATGAGAGCCCATCCCGGGGAGTGGGCATCGTTGAACGCTCCTCAGCAGGGTTCCGCTATCAGCGACCAACAAACGATTTGA
- a CDS encoding cytochrome c3 family protein, producing the protein MKSAHGSLTCERCHIELTAQGKVHPNREDPTAMKKVVVRSYDYQRCASCHPEAYKRFIEGEHAKELAKQKQAQSEGQEQPPAKLAPTCGDCHSSHYVQSKRSRVELGTQMIETCGKCHKAQEASYLKDIHGRMGVFLEKKASAYCTDCHGAHTCESLKDKNKALEACRRCHKDATVQFAGIVIHTGKEDISKKNPEKQASMAFVGTIKPIAQTMTIILLVFFALQTFVWILRELHRKLRGR; encoded by the coding sequence TTGAAATCAGCCCATGGATCTTTGACATGCGAGAGATGCCACATCGAATTGACGGCCCAAGGCAAAGTCCATCCCAATCGTGAAGATCCAACGGCCATGAAGAAGGTTGTTGTTCGGTCTTACGATTACCAGCGTTGCGCTTCATGTCATCCCGAGGCCTATAAGCGCTTCATTGAAGGAGAGCACGCCAAAGAGCTGGCAAAGCAGAAGCAGGCACAGTCAGAGGGACAAGAGCAGCCTCCGGCGAAGTTGGCTCCTACGTGCGGAGACTGCCATTCTTCTCACTATGTGCAGTCCAAGCGCTCCAGAGTTGAACTCGGAACGCAAATGATAGAAACCTGCGGCAAGTGCCACAAAGCTCAAGAGGCCAGCTACCTCAAAGACATCCATGGCAGGATGGGGGTCTTTCTCGAAAAGAAGGCATCGGCATACTGTACGGATTGCCATGGAGCCCACACGTGCGAGTCCCTCAAAGACAAAAATAAGGCCTTGGAGGCATGCCGGCGATGCCATAAAGACGCCACTGTACAATTTGCGGGTATCGTCATTCACACCGGTAAAGAGGATATCTCAAAGAAGAATCCGGAGAAGCAGGCCAGTATGGCCTTCGTAGGGACAATCAAACCGATTGCCCAAACTATGACCATCATTCTGCTGGTATTTTTTGCCCTGCAGACTTTTGTATGGATACTCCGAGAGCTCCACAGGAAATTGAGAGGGCGCTGA
- a CDS encoding BPL-N domain-containing protein, producing the protein MNLYHSYASINQKLARGIQLRYGEEEASVLPRASRQLRIPRIGVYAGTGTSHSWLWFVELFDRMSFHEVVFMTEDMVRDGVLEHLDVFAMSGGDTIRIAEELGQEGGRAIEAFIRGGGLYIGSCAGAYLPLKSSKQHLDRFNFVDIKIANLSKTRPEAKRMGRKASTSYGCDFVYHPVREDIRLRMTGKEPFIGFDTFLAPLYGGPSMVTSGDSEVLAYYDGFTEKTLFLVDESLAEETLLGKVAAARTAMGDGHLYLFGPHFEHPFFPIANHMVAAAIFWDMKKGRTGRSYSGSEFILEGPTKQKLVRDIKREISNSRIVAVGLEGAPVQWLIGCKIYEPEKIRVFLEAIWKRIKTLERSRRICAQPEACEVVVATASRVTHLLRQMKSRIDDYSDTQDLAGDLFDSLRRLTMVFLQIYFDSFWTQLDS; encoded by the coding sequence ATGAATCTTTACCACTCATATGCGTCCATCAACCAGAAACTGGCGCGCGGGATCCAACTCCGTTATGGAGAGGAAGAAGCGAGCGTGCTGCCTCGCGCCTCGCGGCAACTGCGTATTCCTCGCATCGGAGTTTACGCGGGAACAGGGACTTCACACTCGTGGCTTTGGTTCGTTGAGCTTTTCGACCGGATGTCATTTCATGAAGTCGTTTTCATGACTGAGGATATGGTGAGAGATGGCGTCCTGGAGCATCTGGATGTTTTCGCCATGTCGGGCGGAGACACCATCCGAATTGCGGAGGAACTCGGCCAAGAAGGAGGTCGCGCGATCGAGGCGTTTATTCGAGGAGGAGGGCTTTATATAGGGTCCTGTGCAGGCGCCTATCTCCCACTCAAATCTTCCAAGCAGCATCTCGATCGTTTCAACTTCGTCGACATAAAAATCGCCAACCTCTCCAAAACGAGACCCGAAGCCAAGCGAATGGGGAGAAAGGCGTCTACCAGTTATGGGTGCGATTTTGTGTACCATCCTGTTCGAGAAGATATTCGCCTACGGATGACAGGGAAGGAACCTTTCATTGGATTCGACACTTTCCTGGCCCCTTTGTACGGCGGCCCGTCAATGGTTACGTCCGGAGATTCCGAAGTCTTAGCCTACTACGACGGATTTACTGAAAAGACCCTGTTTCTGGTGGACGAATCGTTAGCGGAAGAAACGTTGTTAGGCAAAGTGGCCGCGGCCAGGACAGCCATGGGAGATGGACACCTTTACCTCTTCGGCCCCCATTTCGAGCATCCATTCTTTCCGATAGCCAACCACATGGTCGCCGCGGCCATATTCTGGGACATGAAAAAAGGAAGAACAGGCAGGAGTTATTCCGGCTCAGAGTTCATCCTTGAGGGTCCGACAAAACAAAAACTGGTTCGCGACATCAAACGTGAGATCAGCAATTCACGCATTGTAGCGGTGGGGCTTGAAGGGGCACCTGTCCAGTGGCTCATCGGCTGCAAAATCTACGAGCCGGAAAAGATCAGAGTGTTCCTTGAGGCAATATGGAAGCGGATCAAGACGCTGGAACGTTCACGAAGGATTTGCGCTCAGCCCGAAGCATGTGAAGTGGTTGTAGCCACCGCTTCCAGAGTGACACATCTTTTGAGGCAGATGAAATCGAGGATAGACGACTATTCGGATACACAGGATCTGGCAGGGGATCTTTTCGATTCTTTACGCAGGTTGACAATGGTTTTTCTACAGATTTATTTTGACTCCTTCTGGACACAACTGGATTCTTAG